One Cuculus canorus isolate bCucCan1 chromosome 1, bCucCan1.pri, whole genome shotgun sequence DNA segment encodes these proteins:
- the SON gene encoding protein SON isoform X3, with amino-acid sequence MAAQPPAPAGLARAGTRGPAPLPTMAQPEPPASGKVEGQPNGDTIPAEQANPSDDTVAGAGSRQNDQIVQKIEEVLSGALDTELQCKSDVDKKPAKSSSKSAKRSSTGEDEIPRKKSKKNKKHKSKKKKKKKKKRKKEKKHKKQPKEAKLSTRHGEHAELQPASHLMPEKSSSQLSEQHGGSGDANLAVHMQSEQVCLKASEELDRQALGLVSHSGTDSQQSLENLGSEKGTLCQINPPFNLQGGQSDIQENTSITQTNVCTREEQIKQSHENIYPTAINASEIGVRVDTGNDTLSSIPSAVVSRSEIQKASSSTLASEVIEALEGSEVILKSKGTGKVKALDTALESDAMEVLNYSEVSLQSVAQWGAKELGATSESVSLASNVTAIAKSANQAEMNTVKVAHLSVAMEEGKIPEAEKSLHMGNVKNVERSLELGDMSRTLEPVLKPSLISDNLGVMQCSPMDSSGVSPQHAFKISAVTAVNQAEIKSAKVPLGLGAVTKVKDIEQQMQNVKALEEALQPVAVVEPKTLETIVEPVGVTAKDVKAAQECLQTDVVKDMESTTDPATVLNASGMFLRPKVLTETKSMERTQESALPAELADRKVVVEARSLTAIVEPAVAAQTCVPQTTPEIQVTECFKGPQATVEVAALAGIKSRETSQATLQLENTSASKISESILQPISVPEAKGSEAMWFLRQEKLRESGSETEANVRGLEATPLSLQKDVARGLAATLDSTAVSKGSEVNAHLLAMKVGSLRPVKSLETTTRRVSETEIKDSEADRAGTEMKMCSSHLYMKGVGDLGHPASVGLAKTQGLEAVLQPGTLSVGRGLAENVSSEAKMDGKVIEASQGLNALEERTERTPESVVTCVSMEPVKESEALAGMMHLKTTAGREPKHTETAAEPLGASRTVCSIISQSQVMTHTRTSQTGMIGEMKDSEQATRSGTVEVRGLDNLSEVEAIAEVKTLQLKQMKNLEMVVGSETRTLMQGLGGTLAPEVVTEMRHSEVAPEDSNKAEARSGEAVEPVQTVMSQTLETSSKPEAVLESLSRAEEKTVASEILTEARKGTLESDLESEISTDVTTQGPAVEYITETRRTSTKTDEPLLINLKGLEETSETEKAMETEYLEPSSEAGEVRWLQSMKESATVKKDSETTEEPEVHMDIRGLETSQTSGNVAMDVLDDASGAVQEYLHTEKQEHLEGKPAAESRRAESAPEILSAVEMKSSEAVPKPGDMKDLETTLEHEVAAEVQYAEGMQGQQMEDVRVQAEECEMMLDKGDGEQTEAFEPLIEETVLSSSHAAGKKDSAGTYESEIDTKQLEAAPAGMAGAKDLEAGALPETVVELQHAEAAVRLEAETKDLEAAAVPETVTEAAAATAEESQSEGVLQAEAVKEATPEQESRRRDSETSDVQPDVAARMKETLMRLEKVIEKSSHRSSDKKHDAKKQKRSRSKSQSRSRKRKKKSRSRSTSRRLTSKRARSRSRNDSVSRKKHSKSRSRSVEKRERRVSSRRSRRRRSRSSDRYRSKSRSPEKRLSSGRSRHRRSRSSDRYRSKSGSVEKRQSSRRSRRRRSRSSDRYRSKSRSMEKRQSSRRSGRRRSRSSDRYRSKSRSVEKRQSSRRSGRRRSRSSDRYRSKSRSVEKRQSSRRSGRRRSRSSDRYRSKSRSVEKRLSSRRSGRRRSRSSDRYRSKSLSVEKRESRLSSRRSRRRRSRSSDRSKSRSRSSEKRGGKEYSWRFRNRSGSSDRSKSRSRSVEKRSRKASLRRSKRQRSKSSDGYKSRSRSVEKRERKQSSRKSKRKRSKSSDRYKSRSKSVEKKKESSRKSKRRRSKSSDRYKSRSRSAEKKHKESSKKSKRKRSKSSDSVKSRSKSTEKRGSKLSSLKSSSKCVESSGPQESTKSLEKVDVPEASEGSSSKSSNGPMSVALSAEGINGPALPPTFGSLDRSSSSVENAAELQPSAMPELGSSETQDSQELRSMPVEAMVSELSVTSENGSAEKSMALESPLPELTYSTCRSRSSSVEKTGDPGTSSVTEFQLSTSCEDESISLEKIEGPELLLTLESGCSVSSGDYKTISSSSGKTEVQGSSLMSDGHELSHISIEKTPIKFLQVPESGSSTLADSPESRSLSPETVEAQKSFLAPEVTSSAFPDVCESASLPIEKSQMQEPSPASDNGCFKSPDGHESGSGSAARIEKLPLMSEGGSYKSPDGNQHRSSSVENVKVADISLASECGPVENLRGLISASYSEKMQEVVLTTVEQSCKSSEVHGSGLSVDRVVDGPALSQVVDSSESSEMRELRYLPSGRMEGTGSFLIKSGIPVCHDGHKSKHNYIEKTEGVELSLAPELRCSAFPEGCELTSTGLEKMEVQKPSLPLEDGFSTSADCELGSTATEKLQAQVTSLTSEGGLFLLPDSHEMRPIPAEKVEVQKSRELKYIASPDGHELRSAYDEEIQVQEPPVILESRCFVSSDGHALTPTRVEVEEPSQISENDYTVGLDGPELAPAEKTEMRELHQMSEERYSVSVESQELQSHLVEKADVQEPALTPENEYAVSWENQELRTSSPEKTEMHKASVALFSEDHKLPSSLSEKTEVQECSVLSENEYAVSPEGHELAVSPAARDGQEPILTSDGEYTVFPEGQGLLAENTVVQEPSLVPHSQYAASPEGQELLYGHTEKAEVQECSLPSENEYEVSPESHDLKSSLVEKEEMEEPSETSESESSVSADSQEQQSSVVRRADVQELSLSEGECAMSPEGQELQSSPAENVEAKEPSLTSENEHALSPEGYESRFTHAEKTQGVDSSLISESDHHLSFESQEVKFTTVEKADVQERSPTPENEHGGFRNDQELGYTTAGNEGCLEPLTSNDRASMSPDGSDLKSMPVENMDDAVPSLLPESGFSMSPGGYSVKSGLCEETGDLEPSSIAERRHSVSSYQEDHELQSPVEEEGLESSLTPEHRRSVSPEGHDQKSTVDEELDDREPSLTSEHRQSLSPDDRESRSSIGEEAEYLEQPLTTERRSSVSSDEHESRSTTGEEVEDAEPSLTAERRDSTSSDDRESRSTTGEDVEDGEASLTAERRHSTSSDDHESRSTTGEEGEDMEPSLTAEDRRSVSPDGQESRSTLGEEAEDQELALADERTHSTSSDEHESRSTAGEDVEDMEPSLTAEGRDSTSSDEHESRSTAGEEGEDVEPSLTTEHRRSISPDGRESRSTTGEEVDDVEPSLTAERRDSTSSEEHESRSTTGEEGEDAEASLADEDKQDSMPLDRSEEQDSSFIPESRRSESSEREKSVDKMSDKESSQRSTSRHSKSPSPPKSRSTSVEKVADESSRRSRHRRSRSTARQKSRSTSAEKTVDKESSRRSRRRRSRSTARQRSQSTSVEKAADKESSRRSRRRRSRSTARQRSRSKSVEKTADKESSRRSRSRRSRSSQRRSQRYDTESRSRRNRSRSGTRRRASRSKSNRRSRSSSLSRSRHRRRSRSRSASRRRRSLSRDRRKRSQRNRSRSTDRRRRRSDSRDRRISLRLRSRSRTPVRQRRSRSRGRRRSSSRSPIRLRRSRSSGRRRYSRSPDRRRSRSSERFSSRSPKRLTDLDKAQLLEIAKANAAAMCAKSGVPLPPSLMPLLSQKKDDKANQKSSRDTLKELTEKCKKIAQSTDDVIVNKPHVSDEEEEERPFYNHPFKLSEPKPIFFNLSTPSIKPAPPPQPKNQVSLSKEFPVSSGSQHRKKEADSVYGEWVPVEKGKEESKDDVFPKPSIEGVDITAAMNDRATAQKRLSENSFDLEAMCMLNRAQEQIDAWAQSNSIPGQFTGSTGAQILSSDELTNSGPQAWIRKGQILVAAFLPRSMPALLFTTLRPSRPRISS; translated from the exons TGGAAAGGTAGAAGGCCAGCCCAATGGTGACACAATCCCAGCTGAGCAAGCCAACCCTTCAGATGACACTGTTGCTGGTGCTGGGAGTCGTCAGAATGATCAGATAGTGCAGAAAATAGAGGAAGTGCTCTCTGGAGCCCTTGATACAGAGCTGCAGTGCAAATCag atgtagacaaaaaacctgcaaaaagtAGTTCTAAGTCTGCAAAAAGGAGCTCTACTGGTGAAGATGAAATTCCtaggaaaaaatcaaagaagaacaagaaacacaaaagcaagaagaagaagaaaaagaagaagaaaaggaagaaagagaaaaagcataaaaagcagCCAAAGGAGGCAAAGTTGAGCACGCGTCATGGAGAACATGCTGAATTGCAGCCTGCTTCTCACTTGATGCCAGAGAAATCAAGCTCTCAATTGAGCGAACAGCATGGAGGCTCTGGAGATGCAAATCTGGCTGTCCACATGCAGTCAGAACAAGTGTGCTTAAAAGCAAGTGAGGAGCTTGATAGACAAGCTTTAGGACTTGTTTCTCATTCAGGAACTGATTCTCAGCAATCTTTGGAAAATCTTGGAAGTGAGAAGGGGACTTTGTGTCAAATAAATCCTCCATTTAATTTACAAGGCGGCCAGTCTGATATCCAAGAAAATACTAGCATAACTCAAACTAATGTTTGCACTAGAgaagaacaaattaaacaatctcatgaaaatatttatcctaCAGCTATTAATGCGAGTGAAATAGGTGTTCGTGTTGATACTGGAAATGATACGTTATCCAGCATCCCATCTGCAGTTGTGAGTAGATCTGAAATTCAGAAAGCTTCATCATCAACTCTAGCTTCAGAGGTAATAGAAGCACTAGAAGGTTCAGAAGTTATTCTGAAATCTAAAGGCACTGGAAAAGTAAAAGCATTGGATACAGCTCTTGAGTCTGACGCCATGGAGGTGTTGAATTATTCAGAAGTATCTCTACAGTCTGTGGCACAGTGGGGAGCAAAAGAGCTAGGAGCAACTTCAGAATCCGTGTCTTTGGCAAGTAATGTGACAGCAATTGCTAAATCTGCGAATCAGGCAGAAATGAATACTGTGAAGGTAGCTCACTTGTCTGTGGCcatggaagaagggaaaattccagaagcagaaaaatctctgcatatgggaaatgtaaaaaatgtgGAAAGATCTTTGGAATTAGGGGATATGAGCAGAACTTTGGAGCCAGTCCTGAAGCCCTCACTTATATCTGATAATTTGGGAGTGATGCAGTGCAGCCCCATGGACAGTTCAGGTGTATCTCCacaacatgcttttaaaatatctgcagtGACTGCTGTGAAccaggcagaaataaaaagtgcCAAAGTACCCCTGGGACTAGGAGCTGTTACAAAGGtgaaagatattgaacagcagaTGCAAAATGTGAAAGCTTTGGAAGAAGCTCTGCAGCCAGTTGCTGTAGTAGAGCCCAAAACTTTGGAGACTATTGTGGAACCTGTGGGTGTTACAGCAAAAGATGTCAAAGCAGCTCAAGAATGTCTGCAAACTGATGTAGTCAAAGACATGGAAAGTACCACTGATCCTGCAACAGTTTTAAATGCGTCAGGAATGTTCCTGCGACCTAAAGTcttgacagaaacaaaaagcatggAAAGAACCCAAGAATCTGCACTTCCAGCAGAATTGGCAGATAGGAAGGTGGTTGTAGAGGCAAGAAGTTTAACAGCAATTGTAGAACCTGCAGTGGCTGCACAGACCTGTGTTCCCCAAACAACTCCAGAAATCCAGGTGACAGAGTGTTTTAAAGGTCCACAAGCAACTGTGGAAGTTGCAGCACTAGCAGGAATAAAAAGTCGAGAAACAAGTCAAGCTACTCTGCAACTGGAAAATACTAGTGCTTCAAAAATTTCAGAATCTATTCTTCAGCCTATATCTGTACCAGAGGCAAAAGGTTCAGAAGCTATGTGGTTCCTCAGAcaagagaagctgagagaatCAGGATCTGAGACTGAAGCAAATGTGAGAGGTTTGGAAGCAACTCCTCTGTCTTTGCAGAAAGACGTGGCCAGAGGTTTAGCTGCCACTCTTGATTCAACAGCTGTGTCAAAAGGTTCAGAAGTTAATGCCCATCTCCTAGCTATGAAAGTCGGATCTTTAAGACCTGTGAAAAGTTTGGAAACAACCACACGACGTGTATCAGagacagaaattaaagattcagaagcagacagagctgggacagagaTGAAGATGTGTTCATCACATCTGTACATGAAAGGTGTGGGAGATTTAGGCCATCCAGCGTCTGTAGGTCTGGCAAAGACACAAGGTTTGGAAGCTGTTTTGCAGCCTGGAACCCTTTCAGTAGGAAGAGGCTTAGCAGAAAATGTGAGTTCTGAAGCCAAAATGGATGGCAAAGTCATAGAAGCAAGTCAAGGACTTAATGCCTtagaagaaaggacagaaaggacTCCTGAATCTGTGGTTACATGTGTGAGCATGGAACCAGTTAAAGAGTCTGAGGCATTAGCAGGAATGATGCATTTGAAAACCACAGCAGGGAGAGAACCAAAACATacagaaacagctgcagaaCCTCTTGGTGCAAGCAGAACAGTGTGTTCCATCATTTCACAGTCTCAGGTCATGACACATACAAGAACCTCTCAAACTGGGATGATAGGGGAGATGAAGGATTCTGAACAAGCTACCCGTTCTGGCACTGTGGAAGTCAGAGGTTTAGACAACTTGTCGGAAGTTGAGGCAATTGCAGAGGTGAAAACTTTACAGTTAAAGCAGATGAAGAATTTGGAAATGGTTGTGGGATCTGAAACAAGGACACTAATGCAAGGCTTGGGAGGGACATTGGCACCTGAGGTGGTTACAGAGATGAGGCATTCTGAAGTTGCTCCAGAAGATTCAAACAAAGCTGAGGCAAGGAGTGGAGAAGCAGTAGAACCTGTGCAAACAGTTATGTCACAAACTTTAGAAACAAgttcaaaaccagaagcagtATTAGAGTCTTTGtccagagcagaagaaaagactgtGGCTTCAGAAATATTGACAGAAGCGAGGAAAGGAACTCTAGAGTCTGATCTGGAGTCTGAGATTTCAACAGATGTGACAACTCAGGGACCTGCTGTAGAATATATAACTGAAACGAGGAGGACAAGCACAAAAACAGATGAGCCATTGCTTATAAATCTAAAAGGTTTGGAAGAAACTTCAGAAACTGAGAAAGCAATGGAAACAGAATATTTGGAGCCATCAtcagaagctggagaagtgaggtGGTTGCAAAGTATGAAAGAGTCTGCAACAGTAAAGAAAGATTCTGAAACAACTGAAGAGCCTGAGGTACACATGGATATCCGAGGTTTGGAAACTTCCCAAACTTCTGGAAATGTGGCGATGGATGTTTTAGACGATGCTTCAGGAGCGGTTCAAGAATATTTGcacactgaaaagcaagaacATCTAGAAGGAAAACCTGCTGCAGAATCGAGGAGGGCAGAAAGCGCTCCAGAAATTTTGAGTGCTGTTGAAATGAAATCTTCTGAAGCAGTTCCAAAACCAGGGGACATGAAAGATCTGGAAACAACGCTGGAACATGAAGTGGCAGCAGAAGTACAATATGCAGAAGGGATGCAGGGTCAACAAATGGAGGATGTGAGAGTTCAAGCTGAGGAATGTGAGATGATGCTTGACAAGGGAGATGGAGAACAAACTGAAGCATTTGAGCCTTTAATAGAAGAAACAGTTCTTAGTTCTTCACATGCAGCAGGTAAAAAAGATTCAGCAGGGACCTATGAATCTGAAATAGATACAAAGCAGTTGGAAGCAGCTCCAGCTGGTATGGCAGGAGCAAAAGATTTGGAAGCAGGTGCTCTTCCTGAGACTGTTGTAGAGCTGCAAcatgcagaagcagctgtgcGGCTGGAGGCAGAGACAAAAGATTTGGAAGCAGCTGCAGTGCCTGAGACTGTTACAGAAGCGgctgcagcaacagcagaggaaagccAGTCAGAGGGCGTTCTGCAGGCTGAGGCTGTCAAAGAAGCAACTCCAGAACAAGAGTCAAGGAGAAGAGACTCAGAAACGTCCGATGTGCAGCCTGATGTGGCAGCACGAATGAAGGAGACTCTGATGAGACTTGAGAAAGTTATTGAAAAAAGCAGCCATAGAAGCAGTGATAAAAAACACgatgcaaagaaacaaaaaaggagcCGCTCCAAGTCTCAGTCCAGGTCTAGGAAACGGAAGAAAAAGTCAAGGTCACGTTCTACTTCCAGGCGTTTGACCTCTAAAAGAGCACGCTCTAGGAGTAGAAATGATTCAGTTTCCAGGAAAAAGCATTCCAAATCTAGATCCCGATCtgtggagaagagagagagaagagtaTCTTCCCGGAGGTCCAGGCGCAGACGTTCTAGGTCATCTGACCGTTACAGGTCTAAATCCAGATCACCAGAAAAGAGGTTGTCCTCTGGGAGGTCCAGACATAGACGTTCCAGGTCATCTGACCGCTACAGATCTAAATCCGGATCAGTGGAAAAGCGACAGTCTTCCCGAAGATCCAGACGTAGACGTTCCAGGTCTTCTGACCGCTACAGATCTAAGTCCAGGTCAATGGAAAAGCGACAGTCCTCTCGAAGGTCTGGGCGTAGACGTTCCAGATCATCTGACCGTTACAGATCTAAGTCCAGGTCAGTGGAAAAGAGACAGTCCTCCCGAAGGTCTGGGCGTAGACGTTCCAGGTCTTCTGACCGCTACAGATCTAAGTCTAGGTCAGTGGAAAAGCGACAATCATCTCGAAGGTCAGGGCGTAGACGTTCCAGGTCTTCTGACCGCTACAGGTCTAAGTCTAGGTCAGTGGAAAAACGACTGTCCTCCCGAAGGTCTGGGCGCAGACGTTCCAGGTCATCTGACCGCTACAGGTCTAAATCATTGTcagtggagaagagggaaagcagGTTATCCTCCCGAAGATCCCGCCGCAGACGTTCCAGGTCCTCTGACCGTTCTAAATCCAGATCCAGGTcttcagaaaagagaggaggTAAAGAATACTCATGGAGGTTCAGAAACAGGTCTGGTTCCTCTGATCGTTCAAAATCCAGGTCAAGATCTGTTGAGAAGAGAAGTCGGAAGGCATCCTTGCGGAGATCTAAACGTCAGCGCTCAAAGTCCTCTGACGGTTACAAGTCTAGATCCAGATCAGTAGAAAAAAGAGAACGAAAGCAGTCCTCACGGAAGTCTAAGCGTAAGCGTTCTAAGTCTTCTGACCGTTACAAGTCTAGATCcaaatcagtggaaaaaaagaaggagtcCTCACGAAAATCTAAGCGCCGTCGCTCAAAATCTTCTGACCGTTACAAGTCTAGGTCTAGatctgctgaaaaaaagcacaaggaatcttcaaaaaaatccaaacgGAAACGTTCCAAGTCCTCTGATAGTGTTAAGTCAAGGTCCAAATCTACAGAAAAAAGAGGGAGTAAGTTGTCCTCTTTAAAGAGTAGTAGCAAATGCGTGGAGTCTTCTGGACCTCAGGAGTCAACCAAAAGTCTTGAAAAAGTAGATGTTCCTGAAGCAAGTGAAGGCAGCTCCTCCAAATCTTCTAATGGTCCCATGTCAGTAGCTTTGTCTGCCGAAGGAATAAACGGCCCTGCACTGCCACCAACTTTTGGTAGTCTTGATAGAAGCTCCTCATCTGTTGAaaatgcagcagagctgcagccttCTGCGATGCCTGAACTTGGTAGCTCTGAAACCCAAGACAGCCAAGAACTGAGATCCATGCCTGTAGAAGCCATGGTTTCAGAGCTTTCTGTGACATCTGAAAATGGATCAGCTGAAAAATCGATGGCTTTGGAGTCTCCACTGCCTGAACTTACGTATTCCACATGCAGATCAAGATCCTCATCTGTTGAAAAAACGGGAGATCCAGGAACTTCTTCAGTAACAGAATTTCAGCTCTCCACATCTTGTGAAGATGAGTCAATATctctggaaaaaatagaagGTCCAGAGCTGCTTCTGACGCTTGAAAGTGGATGCTCTGTATCGTCTGGTGATTATAAGACTATCTCATCATCCTCTGGAAAAACAGAGGTTCAGGGGTCTTCTCTGATGTCTGATGGTCATGAATTGAGTCATATCTCCATTGAAAAAACACCAATTAAGTTCTTGCAAGTTCCTGAAAGTGGATCTTCAACATTGGCTGACAGCCCTGAGTCAAGGTCACTATCTCCTGAAACAGTAGAGgctcaaaaatcttttttagCACCAGAAGTTACATCCTCCGCATTCCCTGATGTCTGTGAGTCAGCCTCCTTGCCTATTGAAAAGAGCCAGATGCAggagccttctccagcttctgaCAATGGATGTTTCAAGTCTCCTGATGGACATGAATCAGGATCTGGCAGTGCTGCACGAATAGAGAAGCTTCCGTTGATGTCTGAAGGTGGGTCCTATAAGTCACCTGATGGAAATCAACACAGATCTTCATCTGTTGAAAATGTCAAGGTTGCAGATATTTCCCTGGCATCTGAGTGTGGTCCTGTTGAGAACTTGAGGGGCCTCATTTCAGCGTCATACTCTGAAAAAATGCAGGAGGTTGTACTGACAACTGTAGAACAAAGCTGCAAGTCTTCTGAAGTTCATGGGTCTGGACTTTCTGTTGACAGAGTTGTAGATGGTCCAGCACTTTCACAAGTAGTTGACAGCTCTGAATCTTCTGAAATGCGTGAATTGAGATACCTGCCTTCTGGAAGAATGGAGGGTACAGGATCTTTCCTGATCAAAAGCGGAATTCCTGTGTGCCATGATGGCCATAAATCAAAACACAACTACATTGAGAAAACAGAAGGTGTGGAACTGTCGTTGGCTCCTGAGCTTAGGTGTTCTGCCTTCCCTGAAGGCTGTGAATTGACATCTACTGGACTTGAAAAGATGGAGGTACAGAAGCCTTCTCTGCCACTGGAAGATGGTTTCTCCACGTCTGCTGATTGTGAATTGGGAAGCACAGCTACTGAAAAACTGCAGGCCCAGGTGACTTCTCTGACATCTGAAGGTGGGCTTTTCCTGTTGCCTGATAGTCATGAAATGAGACCTATCCCTGCTGAAAAAGTAGAGGTGCAGAAGTCGCGTGAACTGAAATACATTGCATCCCCTGATGGCCACGAGTTGAGATCTGCCTATGATGAAGAAATACAGGTTCAGGAGCCACCTGTGATACtggaaagcagatgttttgtttcctctgatGGTCATGCTTTGACACCCACCCGTGTTGAGGTAGAGGAACCTTCTCAAATATCTGAAAATGACTACACAGTAGGGCTCGATGGCCCAGAGTTGGCTCCTGCTGAAAAAACAGAGATGCGGGAACTTCATCAGATGTCTGAAGAAAGATATTCAGTGTCTGTTGAGAGCCAGGAGTTGCAGTCACACCTTGTTGAAAAGGCAGACGTGCAAGAGCCTGCTCTGACACCTGAAAATGAATATGCTGTATCTTGGGAGAACCAGGAGTTGAGAACTAGCTCTCCTGAAAAGACAGAGATGCACAAGGCTTCTgtagctttgttttctgaagatcACAAACTGCCATCTTCCCTCTCTGAAAAAACAGAGGTACAGGAGTGTTCTGTGCTGTCTGAAAATGAATATGCCGTGTCTCCTGAGGGCCATGAGTTGGCAGTCAGCCCTGCTGCAAGAGATGGGCAGGAGCCTATTCTGACATCTGATGGGGAATATACCGTCTTCCCTGAAGGCCAAGGATTACTTGCTGAAAATACAGTGGTGCAGGAGCCTTCACTGGTACCACACAGTCAATATGCTGCATCCCCTGAAGGACAGGAGTTGCTCTATGGCCATACTGAAAAAGCAGAGGTGCAGGAGTGTTCTTTACCATCTGAAAATGAGTATGAAGTATCTCCTGAAAGCCATGATTTGAAATCCAGTCttgttgaaaaagaagaaatggaggaACCTTCTGAAACATCTGAAAGTGAAAGTTCAGTGTCTGCTGATAGCCAGGAGCAGCAGTCGTCTGTTGTTAGAAGAGCAGATGTGCAGGAGTTGTCTTTGTCTGAAGGTGAATGTGCCATGTCTCCTGAAGGTCAGGAGCTTCAGTCTAGCCCTGCTGAAAATGTAGAGGCTAAGGAACCTTCTCTGACATCTGAAAATGAACATGCTCTGTCCCCTGAAGGGTATGAATCAAGATTCACTCATGCTGAGAAAACACAGGGTGTAGACTCTTCTTTGATATCAGAAAGTGACCATCATTTGTCTTTTGAGAGCCAGGAGGTAAAATTCACCACTGTTGAAAAAGCAGATGTGCAGGAACGTTCTCCAACACCTGAAAATGAACATGGAGGATTCCGGAATGACCAGGAATTGGGATACACCACTGCTGGAAATGAAGGTTGTCTCGAACCTTTGACATCAAATGATAGAGCCTCCATGTCCCCTGATGGCAGTGACTTGAAGTCCATGCCTGTTGAAAACATGGATGATGCAGTGCCTTCTTTACTGCCTGAAAGTGGATTCTCTATGTCCCCTGGTGGTTACAGTGTGAAATCTGGCCTTTGTGAAGAAACAGGGGATTTAGAGCCCTCTTCGATAGCTGAACGTAGACATTCTGTATCTTCGTATCAGGAAGATCATGAGCTGCAGTCTCCCGTGGAGGAAGAAGGCCTAGAGTCCTCTTTGACCCCTGAACATAGACGATCTGTGTCCCCTGAGGGCCATGACCAGAAATCTACAGTAGACGAAGAACTGGATGATCGAGAGCCATCTTTGACATCTGAACATAGGCAATCTTTGTCCCCTGATGATCGTGAGTCCAGATCTAGTATTGGAGAAGAAGCAGAGTATCTGGAGCAGCCTTTGACAACGGAACGTAGATCCTCCGTGTCTTCTGATGAACATGAGTCAAGGTCTACCACTGGGGAGGAGGTAGAAGATGCAGAACCCTCCTTAACTGCTGAACGAAGAGACTCCACATCCTCTGATGACCGTGAGTCGAGGTCTACCACTGGTGAAGATGTAGAAGATGGGGAAGCCTCTTTGACAGCTGAACGTAGACACTCTACATCCTCTGATGACCATGAGTCAAGGTCTACAactggggaagaaggagaggacaTGGAACCTTCTTTGACAGCTGAAGATAGACGTTCTGTCTCTCCTGATGGACAGGAGTCAAGGTCAACTCTTGGTGAAGAAGCAGAGGACCAGGAGCTTGCTCTGGCAGATGAACGCACACACTCCACATCCTCAGATGAACATGAGTCAAGATCTACTGCTGGCGAAGATGTGGAGGATATGGAACCCTCCTTGACAGCTGAAGGAAGGGATTCCACGTCATCGGATGAACATGAGTCAAGGTCTACAGCTGGTGAAGAAGGAGAGGATGTGGAACCCTCTTTGACAACTGAACACAGACGATCCATATCCCCTGATGGGCGTGAGTCAAGGTCTACCACTGGTGAAGAAGTAGATGATGTGGAGCCCTCTTTGACGGCTGAACGAAGAGACTCCACGTCGTCAGAAGAGCATGAGTCAAGGTCTACCACTGGTGAAGAGGGTGAGGATGCGGAGGCCTCTTTGGCAGATGAAGATAAACAGGATTCCATGCCTCTTGACAGGTCGGAGGAACAGGACTCTTCCTTTATACCTGAAAGTAGACGTTCTGAGTCCTCTGAACGTGAAAAATCTGTTGATAAAATGTCTGACAAAGAATCTTCGCAAAGATCTACGAGCAGACACTCAAAATCTCCCTCTCCCCCAAAGAGTCGTTCCACATCAGTTGAAAAAGTGGCAGACGAATCTTCACGGAGATCTAGACATAGACGTTCCAGGTCTACTGCTCGACAGAAGAGTCGATCCACATCTGCTGAAAAAACAGTAGACAAAGAATCTTCACGTAGGTCTAGGCGTAGACGCTCCAGGTCCACTGCTCGCCAAAGGAGTCAGTCGACATCTgttgaaaaagcagcagacaaaGAGTCTTCACGGCGATCTAGACGTAGACGTTCTAGGTCCACTGCTCGCCAAAGGAGTCGATCCAAATCTGTTGAAAAAACAGCAGACAAAGAATCTTCACGGAGGTCTAGAAGCAGACGCTCCAGGTCTTCTCAGCGCAGATCCCAGAGATATGATACAGAGTCTCGCTCTAGACGGAATCGCTCCAGATCAGGAACACGGAGGAGAGCATCAAGATCAAAATCTAATCGTCGTTCTCGGTCTAGCTCGTTGTCACGTTCAAGGCACAGAAGGAGGAGTAGGTCAAGGTCAGCATCAAGAAGGCGGCGTTCTTTATCGAGAGACAGGCGCAAGAGATCGCAGAGAAATAGATCAAGATCCACTgacagaagaagaaggagatCAGATTCAAGAGATCGTAGAATATCACTCAGATTACGGAGCAGGAGTCGAACACCTGTTCGTCAAAGACGATCAAGGTCAAGAGGAAGAAGACGGAGTTCTAGTAGGTCACCAATTCGACTACGGCGATCAAGATCTTCAGGGAGAAGAAGATACAGCAGATCGCCTGATCGTCGTAGGTCAAGGTCATCAGAACGATTTTCAAGCAGGTCACCTAAACGTCTTACAGACTTGG ACAAGGCCCAGCTACTTGAAATAGCCAAAGCTAATGCAGCCGCCATGTGTGCGAAGTCTGGTGTTCCCTTACCACCAAGCCTGATGCCTCTGTTATCTCagaaaaaagatgacaaagcCAATCAGAAGTCCTCAAGAGATACGCTAAAGGAGCTCACTGAG aaatgCAAGAAGATTGCTCAAAGCACAGACGATGTGATAGTGAACAAACCTCATGTTTctgatgaagaggaggaagaacgTCCTTTCTATAATCATCCGTTTAAGCTCAGTGAACCCAAACctatcttttttaatttaagt actCCCAGCATAAAACCAGCGCCACCACCACAACCAAAAAATCAGGTCAGCCTGTCAAAGGAGTTTCCTGTTTCATCTGGGTCCCAacataggaaaaaagaagcagacagTGTCTATGGAGAATGGGTTCCGgttgaaaaaggcaaagaagaaagcaaggatGATGTTTTCCCCAAACCATCCATTGAG ggCGTGGACATAACTGCAGCTATGAATGATCGAGCAACAGCTCAGAAAAGGCTTAGTGAAAACTCATTTGATTTAGAGGCCATGTGCATGTTAAATCGTGCACAGGAACAG ATTGATGCCTGGG